In Montipora foliosa isolate CH-2021 chromosome 13, ASM3666993v2, whole genome shotgun sequence, one DNA window encodes the following:
- the LOC137981716 gene encoding uncharacterized protein gives MSADFGAIKRKLGPRKRHVNLNIQAAKEVKQRPIEGDLDLEQLLDDTCEKRDQLQQHLTVYKSLRTQLEETAQSIGKREYDKVMEDYEDYADLTLEAEQLVVGLSSRMEMIKDRMEFKLRRGSVKVNIELEEKMLEIERQHRKLQIEAERLNLEKEKLKKKLEVETAKQGMKSNTVKLPKLDFNKFTGELLKWQEFWDSFESAIHSNASLNPVEKMNYLRAKLEGKAEEVISGLTLTNANYEEAIRLLQKRFGQNEIIINAHYTSLMDMPASSSSTSALRARYDSIEKHLRSLQALGEDVNTKMLVSLIMTKLPKDVITHLTDHKDDGQEWTVQLLRDKLHRFITNRENAERQRGIKDDSKTTTETLFSVTKPPKDQKVRRRDICVYCQGKHWSDESKKYATVAARKEKIKGQCFICLKPDHHQKDRKANKVCVHCQQKNKHHRSLCINKFQEKPAETAPVVTETISPVTENTLLASDEQVLMQTATVEVENLEESGKQTIRLLLDTGSQRSYITEQLADKLQLPIKGSETLTVYTFNTSKPRQLQTPVTELRLLTKDGSSLHLRVNVVPKITGTLQRACFDTKKIEHLLKDITLADSIPTSKETASIELLLGSDYYCDIFSGDIQMKQVVPGLNLMASKLGWILTGRIKCQEA, from the exons ATGTCAGCCGACTTTGGCGCGATTAAAAGAAAGCTCGGTCCAAGAAAACGGCACGTGAATCTCAATATTCAAGCGGCAAAAGAAGTTAAACAACGTCCCATAGAAGGTGATCTCGATCTCGAACAACTACTGGATGACACTTGCGAGAAAAGGGATCAGTTACAACAACACTTAACCGTCTATAAATCCCTTCGTACTCAACTCGAAGAAACTGCGCAATCTATCGGAAAAAGAGAGTACGACAAGGTGATGGAAGATTATGAAGATTACGCCGATCTTACACTAGAAGCCGAGCAACTCGTTGTGGGACTTTCCTCGAGAATGGAAATGATCAAAGACAGAATGGAATTTAAGCTCAGACGAGGAAGTGTGAAAGTAAACATTGAACTGGAGGAGAAGATGCTGGAAATCGAGCGACAACACCGAAAGTTACAAATTGAAGCAGAGAGACTAaacctggaaaaagaaaaactaaagaagAAACTTGAAGTAGAAACTGCGAAACAAGGTATGAAAAGTAACACTGTAAAATTGCCGAAGCTTGATTTCAATAAATTTACTGGGGAACTACTGAAGTGGCAGGAATTCTGGGATTCATTTGAATCTGCAATACACTCGAACGCCTCGCTTAACCCAGTCGAGAAAATGAATTACCTAAGAGCTAAATTAGAGGGAAAAGCTGAAGAAGTAATCTCAGGATTAACCTTGACAAATGCCAATTATGAAGAAGCAATCAGACTATTGCAAAAACGCTTTGGTCAAAATGAAATCATCATCAATGCTCATTACACTAGTCTCATGGATATGCCTGCTTCCTCAAGTAGTACATCAGCCTTACGTGCAAGATATGATTCAATCGAGAAACACCTCAGATCATTACAAGCCCTGGGTGAAGATGTAAACACAAAAATGCTTGTTTCCCTTATCATGACAAAATTACCCAAAGATGTGATAACTCACCTGACTGACCACAAAGACGATGGTCAAGAATGGACAGTGCAGCTTttgagagacaagttgcatAGATTCATCACAAACAGAGAAAATGCTGAGAGACAGCGTGGCATCAAAGATGACA GTAAAACTACCACTGAAACACTGTTCTCTGTTACCAAGCCTCCCAAAGATCAGAAAGTCAGAAGAAGAGATATCTGTGTCTACTGTCAAGGCAAACACTGGAGCGATGAGAGCAAAAAGTATGCCACTGTGgcagcaagaaaagaaaaaataaagggaCAATGTTTCATTTGCCTAAAACCAGACCATCATCAGAAGGATCGCAAAGCCAATAAAGTGTGTGTTCACTGCCAACAGAAGAATAAGCACCACAGAAGTCTCTGCATTAACAAATTCCAAGAGAAACCTGCAGAAACTGCACCTGTAGTGACTGAAACCATATCCCCTGTAACAGAAAATACCCTACTAGCTTCAGATGAGCAAGTTCTGATGCAAACAGCCACAGTAGAAGTTGAAAATCTTGAAGAATCTGGAAAACAGACCATCAGATTGCTCTTGGATACCGGTAGCCAAAGATCATACATCACTGAACAGTTGGCAGATAAACTTCAATTGCCAATTAAAGGATCTGAGACCCTGACCGTGTACACATTCAACACATCCAAACCCAGACAGCTGCAAACTCCTGTTACTGAACTCAGACTGTTGACAAAAGATGGATCATCCCTGCACTTGAGAGTAAATGTTGTACCAAAGATAACTGGTACTTTACAAAGAGCATGCTTTGacacaaagaaaattgaacacCTTCTTAAGGACATTACTCTTGCTGACTCAATCCCTACTTCAAAGGAAACTGCAAGTATAGAGCTACTACTTGGAAGTGATTATTACTGTGACATTTTCTCTGGTGATATACAAATGAAACAAGTTGTTCCAGGATTAAACCTCATGGCATCCAAGTTGGGATGGATACTCACAGGCAGAATTAAGTGTCAAGAAGCTTAA